In the Azospirillum ramasamyi genome, one interval contains:
- a CDS encoding efflux RND transporter periplasmic adaptor subunit has translation MRHTLRIAVLLVLAALATGAYWYFVKQGGTVGGLTAMLSGAASGDAPAPGSGSGSGSGSAPGGGKPPGGAPPTPVEAVAVRVGTVERTVTAVGSLLSNESVVIRPEIAGRISEIAFKEGQRVAKGSVLVRLDDAIARATLAQAQASIAFSRAELSRADQLVRQNTGPLRNREQAAAKLLADEAAVQLAKAQLDKQVITAPFDGVLGLRKVSVGDFVQAGRDIVNLEDIDTLKLDFRVPEMFLPAVRVGQTVRVAVDAFGGRGFEGTVYAIDPLVDVNGRALAIRARVPNPDGALRPGLFARVSLTLTTVPDALLVPEQAIVAFGKDQFVFKVVDGKAAQTRVVLGERRNAEVEISKGLAPGDMVVTAGQLKIRDGAPVAVVPSKPAANKSTGS, from the coding sequence ATGCGCCATACGCTTCGCATCGCGGTTCTTCTCGTCCTGGCGGCTCTCGCCACAGGAGCCTACTGGTATTTCGTGAAGCAGGGCGGCACCGTCGGCGGGCTGACGGCGATGCTGAGCGGCGCGGCTTCCGGCGATGCGCCGGCGCCGGGCAGCGGTTCTGGCAGCGGTTCTGGCAGCGCACCGGGTGGAGGCAAGCCGCCGGGCGGCGCCCCGCCGACGCCGGTGGAGGCGGTTGCCGTCCGCGTCGGTACGGTGGAGCGCACCGTCACCGCGGTCGGGTCGCTGCTGTCCAACGAGTCGGTGGTGATCCGGCCCGAGATTGCCGGCCGGATCAGCGAGATCGCCTTCAAGGAGGGACAGCGCGTCGCCAAGGGCAGCGTGCTGGTCCGGCTGGACGACGCCATCGCCCGCGCCACGCTGGCCCAGGCGCAGGCGAGCATCGCCTTTTCCCGTGCCGAGCTGTCGCGTGCCGACCAGCTGGTCCGCCAGAACACCGGCCCCTTGCGCAACCGCGAACAGGCCGCGGCCAAGCTGCTGGCCGACGAGGCGGCGGTGCAGCTGGCCAAGGCGCAGCTCGACAAGCAGGTGATCACCGCGCCCTTCGACGGGGTGCTGGGCCTGCGCAAGGTGTCGGTCGGCGACTTCGTCCAGGCAGGCAGGGATATCGTGAACCTGGAGGACATAGACACGCTGAAGCTGGACTTCCGCGTCCCCGAGATGTTCCTGCCGGCGGTGAGGGTGGGCCAGACGGTGAGGGTGGCGGTGGACGCCTTCGGCGGACGCGGCTTCGAGGGCACGGTCTATGCGATCGACCCGCTGGTGGACGTGAACGGCCGCGCGCTGGCGATCCGCGCCCGCGTTCCCAATCCCGACGGCGCGTTGCGCCCCGGCCTGTTCGCCCGCGTGTCGCTGACGCTGACCACGGTGCCGGATGCGCTGCTGGTGCCGGAGCAGGCCATCGTCGCCTTCGGCAAGGACCAGTTCGTCTTCAAGGTGGTGGACGGCAAGGCGGCACAGACCCGCGTCGTGCTGGGCGAGCGCCGCAACGCGGAGGTGGAGATTTCCAAGGGCCTTGCTCCCGGCGACATGGTGGTCACCGCCGGCCAGCTGAAGATTCGCGACGGCGCGCCGGTCGCCGTGGTGCCGTCCAAGCCGGCTGCCAACAAGTCGACGGGGAGCTGA
- the folK gene encoding 2-amino-4-hydroxy-6-hydroxymethyldihydropteridine diphosphokinase has protein sequence MAELTPTPSSPVTVHLALGGNMGDRAANLAEAIRRLGEAVEIDAQSALYETAPMYVTDQPAFLNMAVRGTTRLEPQALLRFIKGIESTLGRDLDGLRFGPRPIDIDILLYADRVLAEPELEIPHPRMAERAFVLCPLADIAADVLHPVLNRRIGALRDEVPGRETVLRIAEGL, from the coding sequence ATGGCCGAGCTTACGCCTACCCCCTCCTCTCCCGTCACCGTCCATCTGGCGCTCGGCGGCAACATGGGCGACCGCGCCGCCAATCTGGCCGAGGCGATCCGCCGGCTGGGCGAGGCGGTGGAGATCGACGCGCAGTCGGCGCTCTACGAGACGGCGCCGATGTATGTGACGGACCAGCCGGCCTTCCTCAACATGGCGGTGCGCGGCACGACGCGGCTGGAGCCGCAGGCGCTGCTGCGCTTCATCAAGGGGATCGAGTCGACGCTGGGCCGCGATCTGGACGGGCTCCGCTTCGGGCCGCGCCCCATCGACATCGACATTCTGCTCTACGCCGACCGGGTGCTGGCGGAGCCCGAGCTGGAAATCCCCCACCCCCGCATGGCGGAGCGCGCCTTCGTTCTCTGCCCGCTGGCGGACATCGCCGCCGACGTCCTGCATCCGGTGCTGAACCGCCGCATCGGCGCGCTGCGCGACGAGGTGCCGGGGCGGGAGACCGTGCTGCGGATCGCCGAAGGGCTCTGA
- a CDS encoding efflux RND transporter permease subunit, which yields MVLSDISIRRPVLATVMSLALMLIGIVSYQRLSVREYPKIDEPVVTVETTYKGASAQIIESQVTQTLEDSLAGIEGIDVMSSISRAEKSQITLRFRLDRNVDVAASDVRDRVGRVRAQLPGEIDEPVIAKVEADAQPIIYLAFSSDRHSPLEVTDFADRYVKDRLQNLPGVAQVRIFGERRFAMRLWLDPQRMAAYRVTPQDVENALRRQNVEIPAGRVESVAREFTVVSETDLRSPAEFENIILRDDSGYLVRLRDVGRAELGALDERVSARFNGRGAVAIGVVKQSTANPLDVSKAVNDALPTIRVALPDGMGVDVGYDSSVFIAKSIDAVFHTIFEAIILVVLVIFFFLRSLRATLVPLVTIPVSLIGGFALMYAFGFSINTLTLLSMVLAIGLVVDDAIVMLENIFRYVEEGMDPFQAALKGSREIGFAVIAMTITLAAVYAPIGFMTGRTGRLFTEFALTLAGAVIVSGFVALTLSPMMCSKLLKHETKHGLLYRAIERFLEGMTNGYRSLLRLSLRARPLVLLIGFAVAAASYVLFNGLKSELAPVEDRGTIVGIAIAPEGSTLDYTMGYAQQMEALFRQIPVLEKFFVVVGFPVVNQGIAFVRLIDWDLRDVKQQAITSQLFPKMFGIPGIMGFVTNPPSLGQSPTEKPVNFVIQTSLPFEELQAMVNAMMAEARNFPGLVNLDTDLKLNKPELKVSLDRDKAADLGVDVDTVGRTLETLLGGRQVTRFKKDGKQYDVIVQVANIDRRNPDDIAGIYVRGGTSATATATGGAGQMISLANLVTVEERVAPKELNHFNKLRSATITATLAPGTSLGEALAVMQAAANKVLPATAQTDYAGQSREFRESASGLYFVFVLALAFIYLVLAAQFESFIDPFVIMLTVPLSMTGALAALQMSGGTMNVYSQIGLVTLVGLITKHGILIVEFANQLQRAGTDIRKAVEEAAVLRLRPILMTTGAMVLGAVPLAYAEGAGAESRQAIGAVIVGGMTLGTLLTLFVVPTVYSYIARKKPMQDEGEGAGVAHGATNPPAQPPAHPAE from the coding sequence ATGGTCCTCTCCGACATCTCCATCCGCCGCCCGGTGCTGGCGACGGTGATGAGCCTCGCCCTGATGCTGATCGGCATCGTGTCGTACCAGCGCCTGTCGGTGCGCGAATATCCCAAGATCGACGAGCCGGTCGTCACGGTGGAGACGACCTACAAGGGCGCCTCGGCCCAGATCATCGAAAGCCAGGTGACGCAGACGCTGGAGGACAGCCTCGCCGGCATCGAGGGCATCGACGTGATGTCCTCGATCAGCCGGGCGGAGAAGTCGCAGATCACCTTGCGCTTCCGGCTGGACCGCAACGTCGATGTCGCCGCCAGCGACGTGCGCGACCGGGTGGGCCGCGTCCGCGCCCAGCTTCCCGGCGAGATCGACGAGCCGGTGATCGCCAAGGTCGAGGCCGACGCCCAGCCGATCATCTATCTCGCCTTCTCCTCCGACCGGCATTCGCCGCTGGAGGTGACGGATTTCGCCGACCGCTATGTCAAGGACCGGCTGCAGAACCTGCCCGGCGTCGCCCAGGTCCGCATCTTCGGCGAGCGCCGCTTCGCCATGCGCCTGTGGCTCGACCCGCAGCGGATGGCCGCCTACCGGGTGACGCCGCAGGATGTCGAAAACGCGCTGCGCCGGCAGAATGTCGAGATCCCGGCGGGCCGCGTCGAAAGCGTGGCGCGCGAGTTCACCGTGGTGTCGGAAACCGACCTGCGCAGCCCGGCGGAGTTCGAGAACATCATCCTGCGCGACGATTCCGGCTATCTGGTCCGGCTGCGCGACGTCGGCCGGGCGGAGCTGGGGGCGCTGGACGAGCGGGTCAGCGCGCGGTTCAACGGCCGCGGCGCCGTCGCCATCGGCGTGGTGAAGCAGTCCACCGCCAACCCGCTGGACGTGTCGAAGGCGGTCAACGACGCGCTGCCGACGATCCGCGTGGCGCTGCCCGACGGTATGGGGGTGGATGTCGGGTACGACAGCTCGGTCTTCATCGCCAAGTCGATCGACGCGGTGTTCCACACCATCTTCGAAGCGATCATCCTGGTCGTTCTGGTGATCTTCTTCTTCCTACGGTCGCTGCGGGCGACGCTGGTGCCGCTGGTGACCATCCCGGTGTCGCTGATCGGCGGCTTCGCCCTGATGTACGCCTTCGGCTTCTCCATCAACACGCTGACGCTGCTGTCGATGGTGCTGGCCATCGGCCTCGTGGTCGACGACGCCATCGTCATGCTGGAGAACATATTCCGCTATGTGGAGGAGGGGATGGACCCCTTCCAGGCGGCGCTGAAGGGCTCGCGGGAGATCGGTTTCGCCGTCATCGCCATGACGATCACGCTGGCGGCGGTCTATGCGCCCATCGGATTCATGACCGGCCGCACCGGGCGGCTGTTCACCGAGTTCGCGCTGACGCTGGCCGGGGCGGTGATCGTCTCGGGTTTCGTGGCGCTGACGCTGTCGCCGATGATGTGCTCCAAGCTGCTGAAGCACGAGACCAAACACGGCCTTCTCTACCGCGCCATCGAACGCTTTCTGGAGGGGATGACCAACGGCTACCGCAGCCTGCTGCGCCTGTCGCTGCGGGCGCGGCCGCTGGTGCTGCTGATCGGCTTCGCCGTCGCCGCGGCGAGCTATGTGCTGTTCAACGGGCTGAAGTCGGAACTGGCGCCGGTGGAGGACCGCGGCACCATCGTCGGAATCGCCATCGCGCCGGAAGGCTCGACCCTGGACTACACCATGGGTTATGCCCAGCAGATGGAGGCGCTGTTCCGGCAAATTCCGGTGCTGGAGAAGTTCTTCGTCGTCGTCGGCTTTCCGGTGGTCAACCAGGGCATCGCCTTCGTCCGCCTGATCGACTGGGATCTGCGCGACGTGAAGCAGCAGGCGATCACCTCCCAGCTTTTCCCGAAGATGTTCGGCATCCCCGGCATCATGGGCTTCGTCACCAACCCGCCGTCGCTGGGCCAGAGCCCGACGGAGAAGCCGGTGAACTTCGTCATCCAGACCTCCCTGCCCTTCGAGGAACTGCAGGCGATGGTCAACGCCATGATGGCGGAGGCGCGCAACTTCCCCGGTCTGGTCAATCTCGACACCGACCTGAAGCTGAACAAACCGGAACTGAAGGTGTCGCTGGACCGCGACAAGGCGGCCGACCTGGGGGTGGACGTCGACACCGTGGGCCGCACGCTGGAGACGTTGCTGGGCGGGCGGCAGGTGACGCGGTTCAAGAAGGACGGCAAGCAGTATGACGTGATCGTCCAGGTCGCCAACATCGACCGCCGCAACCCGGACGACATCGCCGGCATCTATGTCCGCGGCGGCACCAGTGCCACCGCCACCGCCACTGGGGGGGCCGGGCAGATGATCTCGCTCGCCAATCTGGTGACGGTGGAGGAGCGGGTCGCGCCCAAGGAGCTGAACCATTTCAACAAGCTGCGGTCGGCCACCATCACCGCGACGCTGGCGCCGGGGACGTCGCTGGGCGAGGCGCTGGCGGTGATGCAGGCGGCGGCGAACAAGGTGCTGCCGGCCACCGCCCAGACGGACTATGCCGGGCAGAGCCGCGAATTCCGCGAATCGGCGAGCGGGCTGTATTTCGTCTTCGTGCTGGCGCTGGCCTTCATCTATCTGGTCCTGGCCGCGCAGTTCGAGAGCTTCATCGACCCCTTCGTCATCATGCTGACCGTGCCGCTGTCGATGACCGGGGCGCTGGCGGCATTGCAGATGAGCGGCGGGACGATGAACGTCTACAGCCAGATCGGCCTCGTCACCCTGGTCGGCCTGATCACCAAGCACGGCATCCTGATCGTGGAGTTCGCCAACCAGCTCCAGCGCGCCGGCACCGACATCCGCAAGGCGGTGGAGGAGGCCGCCGTGCTGCGCCTGCGCCCGATCCTGATGACCACCGGCGCCATGGTGCTGGGCGCGGTGCCGCTGGCCTACGCCGAGGGGGCCGGTGCGGAAAGCCGTCAGGCGATCGGTGCCGTGATCGTCGGCGGGATGACGCTGGGTACGCTGCTGACCCTGTTCGTGGTGCCGACGGTCTACAGCTATATCGCCCGCAAGAAACCGATGCAGGATGAGGGGGAAGGGGCGGGCGTGGCGCATGGCGCAACCAATCCGCCGGCTCAGCCGCCCGCCCATCCGGCAGAGTGA
- a CDS encoding response regulator encodes MASVLIIDDDDVARTVLLRTLTVAGHEAVGARDGVEGMARFRDHPPDRPVDLVITDIFMPNQEGLATIIELRRASASLKIIAISGGGARASLNVLPVAEALGAHRTLRKPFTPAEVMETVRSVLEG; translated from the coding sequence ATGGCGAGCGTTCTCATTATCGATGACGACGACGTGGCGCGGACGGTGCTGCTGCGCACGCTGACGGTGGCCGGCCACGAAGCCGTCGGCGCCCGCGACGGGGTGGAGGGGATGGCTCGGTTCCGCGACCATCCTCCCGACCGCCCGGTCGATCTCGTCATCACCGATATCTTCATGCCGAACCAAGAAGGGCTGGCGACGATCATTGAGCTTCGGCGCGCCTCCGCGTCGCTGAAGATCATCGCGATCTCCGGCGGCGGCGCCCGCGCCTCGCTGAACGTGCTGCCGGTGGCCGAGGCGCTGGGCGCGCACCGGACCCTGCGCAAGCCCTTCACCCCGGCCGAAGTGATGGAGACCGTACGCAGCGTTCTGGAGGGCTGA
- a CDS encoding SRPBCC family protein produces the protein MSGSHRIEASREAVWAALNDPDILKQCIPGCEEVVRQSDTEMTAKVVAKVGPVSAKFSGKVTLSDLDPPNGYTITGEGSGGAAGFGKGGATVALSDDGGATLLTYTAKAQVGGKLAQIGSRLVDATARKMADEFFTRFTRIVGPAPADAASEEAASEQAAPELVTADAGASDAEAAPAASTVAAEPAGVKSAARPAVYSDSTTAAEIPAPKPAARMAEPPPEIPLPLPSGLGSRIGGAMGGGSSGFYVPWAALVLVVVLLASLALIH, from the coding sequence ATGAGCGGAAGCCACCGGATCGAGGCCAGCCGCGAGGCGGTGTGGGCGGCGCTGAACGATCCGGACATCCTGAAACAGTGCATCCCCGGCTGCGAGGAGGTGGTCCGGCAGTCCGATACCGAGATGACCGCCAAGGTCGTCGCCAAGGTCGGCCCGGTCAGCGCCAAGTTCTCCGGCAAGGTCACGCTGTCCGACCTCGACCCGCCCAACGGCTACACCATCACCGGCGAGGGATCGGGCGGCGCCGCCGGATTCGGCAAGGGCGGCGCCACCGTGGCGCTGTCCGACGACGGCGGGGCCACCCTGCTGACCTACACCGCCAAGGCGCAGGTCGGCGGCAAGCTGGCGCAGATCGGATCGCGGCTGGTCGACGCCACCGCCCGCAAGATGGCGGACGAGTTCTTCACCCGCTTCACCCGGATCGTCGGACCGGCGCCGGCCGACGCAGCGTCCGAAGAAGCAGCGTCCGAACAGGCGGCGCCGGAACTGGTGACGGCGGATGCGGGCGCGTCCGATGCCGAAGCGGCCCCGGCGGCGTCCACGGTCGCGGCCGAACCGGCTGGGGTCAAATCGGCCGCCCGGCCGGCCGTCTACTCCGACAGCACGACAGCCGCCGAGATCCCCGCGCCGAAGCCCGCCGCCCGCATGGCGGAGCCGCCGCCGGAGATCCCGCTGCCTTTGCCGTCCGGGCTCGGCAGCCGGATCGGGGGTGCGATGGGCGGCGGAAGCAGCGGTTTCTACGTTCCGTGGGCTGCACTTGTTTTGGTTGTGGTGCTGCTCGCATCGCTTGCCTTGATTCACTAG
- a CDS encoding c-type cytochrome — protein MKKLLMGVATLAAIVTGAGAAQAADAAAGKDVFKACMACHTTEQGKNKVGPSLHGVVGRQAAAVDGFRYSGPMKEKAAAGLTWTQENLDAYLKAPKEVVPGGTMAYAGLKDDAKRADLIAFLAEQK, from the coding sequence ATGAAGAAGCTGTTGATGGGCGTAGCCACCCTGGCCGCGATCGTGACGGGTGCCGGTGCCGCCCAGGCCGCCGATGCGGCTGCCGGCAAGGATGTCTTCAAGGCTTGCATGGCCTGCCACACCACCGAGCAGGGCAAGAACAAGGTCGGCCCGTCTCTGCACGGCGTCGTCGGCCGCCAAGCCGCTGCGGTCGATGGCTTCAGGTATTCGGGTCCGATGAAGGAAAAGGCCGCCGCCGGCCTGACCTGGACCCAGGAGAACCTCGACGCCTACCTCAAGGCCCCGAAGGAGGTCGTCCCGGGCGGCACCATGGCCTATGCCGGTCTGAAGGACGATGCCAAGCGCGCCGACCTGATCGCCTTCCTGGCCGAGCAGAAGTAA
- a CDS encoding glycosyltransferase family 2 protein encodes MHGTGAAQGRLDDGSTGVSVIIPAHRAHDTIVRAVQSLLDQDWTAWEAVIVSDDGTDYRPTLRAAGIDDPRLIFTGTGRLGAGAPAARNAGLAAARLPLVATLDADDRFRPGRLSALAPLALAQGAAFDNVAVVRDEDDSPLLCLYGEGQAPAWLDGEGFLATSVPMFPLVRRDLVPGWDEDVNFCDDVVFNVRVLDAAGPVPLVATPFYEYRQRAGSITCSADSAERAERCYRHVLDRLAGDGLGIRDEALRHSFTQAIAAKRARNAAFEAAFKAGHCTSFQEFLALGEGAIP; translated from the coding sequence ATGCACGGAACTGGAGCGGCGCAGGGCCGGCTCGACGACGGTTCGACGGGCGTCTCGGTGATCATTCCCGCCCACCGCGCCCACGACACCATCGTCCGGGCGGTGCAAAGCCTGCTGGATCAGGATTGGACGGCATGGGAGGCGGTGATCGTCAGCGACGACGGCACCGATTACCGCCCCACCCTGCGGGCCGCCGGAATCGACGACCCGCGGCTGATCTTCACCGGCACCGGGCGGCTGGGGGCCGGGGCGCCCGCCGCCCGCAACGCCGGGCTGGCGGCGGCGCGGCTGCCGCTGGTGGCGACGCTGGACGCCGACGACCGCTTCCGCCCCGGCCGCCTGTCGGCCCTGGCGCCGCTGGCGCTCGCCCAAGGTGCGGCCTTCGACAATGTCGCCGTGGTGCGCGACGAGGACGATTCGCCGCTGCTGTGCCTGTATGGGGAGGGTCAGGCCCCGGCATGGCTGGACGGCGAGGGGTTCCTGGCGACCTCCGTGCCGATGTTCCCGCTGGTGCGGCGCGATCTGGTGCCGGGCTGGGACGAGGACGTGAATTTCTGCGACGACGTGGTGTTCAATGTCCGGGTGCTCGACGCCGCCGGCCCGGTGCCGCTGGTGGCGACGCCCTTCTATGAATACCGCCAGCGCGCCGGCTCCATCACCTGTTCCGCCGACAGCGCGGAGCGGGCGGAACGCTGCTACCGCCATGTGCTGGACCGACTGGCCGGCGACGGGCTGGGCATCCGGGACGAGGCGCTGCGCCACAGCTTCACGCAGGCCATCGCCGCCAAGCGTGCCCGCAATGCCGCTTTCGAGGCCGCCTTCAAGGCCGGCCACTGCACCAGTTTCCAGGAATTCCTTGCTTTGGGGGAGGGTGCGATCCCCTGA